Proteins from a single region of Bos indicus x Bos taurus breed Angus x Brahman F1 hybrid chromosome 29, Bos_hybrid_MaternalHap_v2.0, whole genome shotgun sequence:
- the SF1 gene encoding splicing factor 1 isoform X7, whose protein sequence is MEQKTVIPGMPTVIPPGLTREQERAYIVQLQIEDLTRKLRTGDLGIPPNPEDRSPSPEPIYNSEGKRLNTREFRTRKKLEEERHNLITEMVALNPDFKPPADYKPPATRVSDKVMIPQDEYPEINFVGLLIGPRGNTLKNIEKECNAKIMIRGKGSVKEGKVGRKDGQMLPGEDEPLHALVTANTMENVKKAVEQIRNILKQGIETPEDQNDLRKMQLRELARLNGTLREDDNRILRPWQSSETRSITNTTVCTKCGGAGHIASDCKFQRPGDPQSAQDKARMDKEYLSLMAELGEAPVPASVGSTSGPATTPLASAPRPAAPANNPPPPSLMSTTQSRPPWMNSGPSESRPYHGMHGGGPGGPGGGPHSFPHPLPSLTGGHGGHPMQHNPNGPPPPWMQPPPPPMNQGPHPPGHHGPPPMVPGKYACGLWGLSPASRKRYDAAATYGHDATAAAASQWAASAPSLWSSSPMATAAAAASATPSAQQQYGFQYPLAMAAKYDDYHHERWHRVHPAMATAAGGCRSFSRSPSDARQPHYGAPAPRGPAASAARGPSPSAASAAWFRRHDDPSPRRRWPEP, encoded by the exons ATGGAACAGAAGACGGTGATTCCAGGAATGCCTACAGTCATCCCCCCTGGACTTACTCGGGAACAAGAAAGAGCTTATATAG TGCAACTGCAGATAGAAGACCTGACTCGTAAACTGCGCACAGGAGACCTGGGCATCCCCCCTAACCCTGAGGACAG GTCCCCTTCCCCTGAGCCCATCTACAATAGTGAGGGGAAGAGGCTTAACACTCGCGAGTTCCGCACCCGCAAGAAACTGGAGGAGGAACGGCATAATCTCATCACGGAAATGGTTGCCCTCAACCCCGATTTCAAGCCTCCTGCAGATTACAA ACCTCCAGCAACACGTGTGAGCGATAAAGTAATGATCCCACAAGATGAGTATCCGGAAATCAATTTTGTGGGGCTGCTGATTGGGCCAAG AGGGAACACCTTGAAGAACATAGAGAAGGAGTGTAATGCCAAGATCATGATCCGGGGGAAAGGTTCTGTGAAAGAAGGGAAAGTTGGGCGCAAAGATGGCCAGATGCTGCCAGGAGAAGATGAGCCGCTTCACGCCCTGGTCACTGCCAATACCATGGAGAATGTGAAGAAAGCAGTAGAACAG ATAAGAAACATTCTGAAGCAGGGTATCGAGACCCCTGAGGACCAGAATGACCTACGGAAGATGCAACTTAGAGAGTTGGCTCGCTTGAATGGGACCCTTCGGGAAGATGATAACAG GATCTTAAGACCCTGGCAGAGCTCTGAGACCCGCAGCATTACCAATACCACAGTCTGTACCAAGTGTGGCGGGGCTGGCCACATTGCTTCCGATTGCAAGTTCCAAAG GCCTGGTGACCCCCAGTCAGCTCAGGATAAAGCACGGATGGATAAAGAATACTTGTCCCTTATGGCTGAACTGGGGGAGGCACCTGTGCCCGCATCTGTGGGCTCCACCTCTGGGCCTGCCACCACACCACTGGCCAGTGCACCTCGGCCTGCTGCTCCTGCCAACAACCCACCTCCGCCG TCTCTCATGTCCACTACCCAGAGCCGCCCACCCTGGATGAACTCCGGCCCGTCAGAGAGTCGGCCCTACCATGGCATGCATGGAGGTGGCCCCGGTGGGCCCGGAGGTGGCCCCCACAGCTTCCCACACCCGCTGCCCAGCCTCACAGGTGGACATGGTGGACATCCCATGCAGCACAACCCTAATGGACCTCCACCCCCCTGGATGCAGCCGCCACCACCACCGATGAACCAGGGCCCCCACCCACCTGGGCACCACGGCCCTCCTCCAATGG TACCTGGGAAGTACGCCTGTGGGCTCTGGGGTCTATCGCCTGCATCAAGGAAAAG GTATGATGCCGCCGCCACCTATGGGCATGatgccaccgccgccgccgcctcccagTGGGCAGCCTCCGCCCCCTCCCTCTGGTCCTCTTCCCCCatggcaacagcagcagcagcagcctccgcCACCCCCTCCGCCCAGCAGCAGTATGGCTTCCAGTACCCCCTTGCCATGGCAGCAAA ATACGACGACTACCACCACGAGCGCTGGCACAGGGTCCATCCCGCCATGGCAACAGCAGCAGGCGGCTGCCGCAGCTTCTCCAGGAGCCCCTCAGATGCAAGGCAACCCCACTATggtgcccctgcccccaggggtCCAGCCGCCTCTGCCGCCCGGGGCCCCTCCCCCTCCGCCGCCTCCGCCGCCTGGTTCCGCCGGCATGAT GATCCCTCCCCGCGGCGGCGATGGCCCGAGCCATGA
- the SF1 gene encoding splicing factor 1 isoform X10 → MATGANATPLDFPSKKRKRSRWNQDTMEQKTVIPGMPTVIPPGLTREQERAYIVQLQIEDLTRKLRTGDLGIPPNPEDRSPSPEPIYNSEGKRLNTREFRTRKKLEEERHNLITEMVALNPDFKPPADYKPPATRVSDKVMIPQDEYPEINFVGLLIGPRGNTLKNIEKECNAKIMIRGKGSVKEGKVGRKDGQMLPGEDEPLHALVTANTMENVKKAVEQIRNILKQGIETPEDQNDLRKMQLRELARLNGTLREDDNRILRPWQSSETRSITNTTVCTKCGGAGHIASDCKFQRPGDPQSAQDKARMDKEYLSLMAELGEAPVPASVGSTSGPATTPLASAPRPAAPANNPPPPSLMSTTQSRPPWMNSGPSESRPYHGMHGGGPGGPGGGPHSFPHPLPSLTGGHGGHPMQHNPNGPPPPWMQPPPPPMNQGPHPPGHHGPPPMDQYLGSTPVGSGVYRLHQGKGMMPPPPMGMMPPPPPPPSGQPPPPPSGPLPPWQQQQQQPPPPPPPSSSMASSTPLPWQQRSLPAAAMARAMRVRTFRAHW, encoded by the exons ACTTCCCCAGTAAGAAGCGGAAGAGGAGCCGCTGGAACCAAGACACAATGGAACAGAAGACGGTGATTCCAGGAATGCCTACAGTCATCCCCCCTGGACTTACTCGGGAACAAGAAAGAGCTTATATAG TGCAACTGCAGATAGAAGACCTGACTCGTAAACTGCGCACAGGAGACCTGGGCATCCCCCCTAACCCTGAGGACAG GTCCCCTTCCCCTGAGCCCATCTACAATAGTGAGGGGAAGAGGCTTAACACTCGCGAGTTCCGCACCCGCAAGAAACTGGAGGAGGAACGGCATAATCTCATCACGGAAATGGTTGCCCTCAACCCCGATTTCAAGCCTCCTGCAGATTACAA ACCTCCAGCAACACGTGTGAGCGATAAAGTAATGATCCCACAAGATGAGTATCCGGAAATCAATTTTGTGGGGCTGCTGATTGGGCCAAG AGGGAACACCTTGAAGAACATAGAGAAGGAGTGTAATGCCAAGATCATGATCCGGGGGAAAGGTTCTGTGAAAGAAGGGAAAGTTGGGCGCAAAGATGGCCAGATGCTGCCAGGAGAAGATGAGCCGCTTCACGCCCTGGTCACTGCCAATACCATGGAGAATGTGAAGAAAGCAGTAGAACAG ATAAGAAACATTCTGAAGCAGGGTATCGAGACCCCTGAGGACCAGAATGACCTACGGAAGATGCAACTTAGAGAGTTGGCTCGCTTGAATGGGACCCTTCGGGAAGATGATAACAG GATCTTAAGACCCTGGCAGAGCTCTGAGACCCGCAGCATTACCAATACCACAGTCTGTACCAAGTGTGGCGGGGCTGGCCACATTGCTTCCGATTGCAAGTTCCAAAG GCCTGGTGACCCCCAGTCAGCTCAGGATAAAGCACGGATGGATAAAGAATACTTGTCCCTTATGGCTGAACTGGGGGAGGCACCTGTGCCCGCATCTGTGGGCTCCACCTCTGGGCCTGCCACCACACCACTGGCCAGTGCACCTCGGCCTGCTGCTCCTGCCAACAACCCACCTCCGCCG TCTCTCATGTCCACTACCCAGAGCCGCCCACCCTGGATGAACTCCGGCCCGTCAGAGAGTCGGCCCTACCATGGCATGCATGGAGGTGGCCCCGGTGGGCCCGGAGGTGGCCCCCACAGCTTCCCACACCCGCTGCCCAGCCTCACAGGTGGACATGGTGGACATCCCATGCAGCACAACCCTAATGGACCTCCACCCCCCTGGATGCAGCCGCCACCACCACCGATGAACCAGGGCCCCCACCCACCTGGGCACCACGGCCCTCCTCCAATGG ATCAGTACCTGGGAAGTACGCCTGTGGGCTCTGGGGTCTATCGCCTGCATCAAGGAAAAG GTATGATGCCGCCGCCACCTATGGGCATGatgccaccgccgccgccgcctcccagTGGGCAGCCTCCGCCCCCTCCCTCTGGTCCTCTTCCCCCatggcaacagcagcagcagcagcctccgcCACCCCCTCCGCCCAGCAGCAGTATGGCTTCCAGTACCCCCTTGCCATGGCAGCAAA GATCCCTCCCCGCGGCGGCGATGGCCCGAGCCATGAGAGTGAGGACTTTCCGCGCCCATTGGTGA
- the SF1 gene encoding splicing factor 1 isoform X6 — MEQKTVIPGMPTVIPPGLTREQERAYIVQLQIEDLTRKLRTGDLGIPPNPEDRSPSPEPIYNSEGKRLNTREFRTRKKLEEERHNLITEMVALNPDFKPPADYKPPATRVSDKVMIPQDEYPEINFVGLLIGPRGNTLKNIEKECNAKIMIRGKGSVKEGKVGRKDGQMLPGEDEPLHALVTANTMENVKKAVEQIRNILKQGIETPEDQNDLRKMQLRELARLNGTLREDDNRILRPWQSSETRSITNTTVCTKCGGAGHIASDCKFQRPGDPQSAQDKARMDKEYLSLMAELGEAPVPASVGSTSGPATTPLASAPRPAAPANNPPPPSLMSTTQSRPPWMNSGPSESRPYHGMHGGGPGGPGGGPHSFPHPLPSLTGGHGGHPMQHNPNGPPPPWMQPPPPPMNQGPHPPGHHGPPPMGKSVPGKYACGLWGLSPASRKRYDAAATYGHDATAAAASQWAASAPSLWSSSPMATAAAAASATPSAQQQYGFQYPLAMAAKYDDYHHERWHRVHPAMATAAGGCRSFSRSPSDARQPHYGAPAPRGPAASAARGPSPSAASAAWFRRHDDPSPRRRWPEP, encoded by the exons ATGGAACAGAAGACGGTGATTCCAGGAATGCCTACAGTCATCCCCCCTGGACTTACTCGGGAACAAGAAAGAGCTTATATAG TGCAACTGCAGATAGAAGACCTGACTCGTAAACTGCGCACAGGAGACCTGGGCATCCCCCCTAACCCTGAGGACAG GTCCCCTTCCCCTGAGCCCATCTACAATAGTGAGGGGAAGAGGCTTAACACTCGCGAGTTCCGCACCCGCAAGAAACTGGAGGAGGAACGGCATAATCTCATCACGGAAATGGTTGCCCTCAACCCCGATTTCAAGCCTCCTGCAGATTACAA ACCTCCAGCAACACGTGTGAGCGATAAAGTAATGATCCCACAAGATGAGTATCCGGAAATCAATTTTGTGGGGCTGCTGATTGGGCCAAG AGGGAACACCTTGAAGAACATAGAGAAGGAGTGTAATGCCAAGATCATGATCCGGGGGAAAGGTTCTGTGAAAGAAGGGAAAGTTGGGCGCAAAGATGGCCAGATGCTGCCAGGAGAAGATGAGCCGCTTCACGCCCTGGTCACTGCCAATACCATGGAGAATGTGAAGAAAGCAGTAGAACAG ATAAGAAACATTCTGAAGCAGGGTATCGAGACCCCTGAGGACCAGAATGACCTACGGAAGATGCAACTTAGAGAGTTGGCTCGCTTGAATGGGACCCTTCGGGAAGATGATAACAG GATCTTAAGACCCTGGCAGAGCTCTGAGACCCGCAGCATTACCAATACCACAGTCTGTACCAAGTGTGGCGGGGCTGGCCACATTGCTTCCGATTGCAAGTTCCAAAG GCCTGGTGACCCCCAGTCAGCTCAGGATAAAGCACGGATGGATAAAGAATACTTGTCCCTTATGGCTGAACTGGGGGAGGCACCTGTGCCCGCATCTGTGGGCTCCACCTCTGGGCCTGCCACCACACCACTGGCCAGTGCACCTCGGCCTGCTGCTCCTGCCAACAACCCACCTCCGCCG TCTCTCATGTCCACTACCCAGAGCCGCCCACCCTGGATGAACTCCGGCCCGTCAGAGAGTCGGCCCTACCATGGCATGCATGGAGGTGGCCCCGGTGGGCCCGGAGGTGGCCCCCACAGCTTCCCACACCCGCTGCCCAGCCTCACAGGTGGACATGGTGGACATCCCATGCAGCACAACCCTAATGGACCTCCACCCCCCTGGATGCAGCCGCCACCACCACCGATGAACCAGGGCCCCCACCCACCTGGGCACCACGGCCCTCCTCCAATGGGTAA ATCAGTACCTGGGAAGTACGCCTGTGGGCTCTGGGGTCTATCGCCTGCATCAAGGAAAAG GTATGATGCCGCCGCCACCTATGGGCATGatgccaccgccgccgccgcctcccagTGGGCAGCCTCCGCCCCCTCCCTCTGGTCCTCTTCCCCCatggcaacagcagcagcagcagcctccgcCACCCCCTCCGCCCAGCAGCAGTATGGCTTCCAGTACCCCCTTGCCATGGCAGCAAA ATACGACGACTACCACCACGAGCGCTGGCACAGGGTCCATCCCGCCATGGCAACAGCAGCAGGCGGCTGCCGCAGCTTCTCCAGGAGCCCCTCAGATGCAAGGCAACCCCACTATggtgcccctgcccccaggggtCCAGCCGCCTCTGCCGCCCGGGGCCCCTCCCCCTCCGCCGCCTCCGCCGCCTGGTTCCGCCGGCATGAT GATCCCTCCCCGCGGCGGCGATGGCCCGAGCCATGA